A window of Solea solea chromosome 18, fSolSol10.1, whole genome shotgun sequence contains these coding sequences:
- the pax9 gene encoding paired box protein Pax-9, with product MEPAFGEVNQLGGVFVNGRPLPNAIRLRIVELAQLGIRPCDISRQLRVSHGCVSKILARYNETGSILPGAIGGSKPRVTTPTVVKHIRTYKQRDPGIFAWEIRDRLLADGVCDKFNLPSVSSISRILRNKIGNLSQQGQYESGKQAPHPPPQPTLPYNHLYSYQTSKVPTPPGMPTLPGHMAMHRIWPSSHSVTDILGIRSITEQQNAEWLAHSEQLCHSAQHASLPPSHPSVTLHGVQRHHVGLCDRSHMAAGQWQCSIAPQL from the exons ATGG AACCAGCCTTCGGTGAAGTGAACCAGCTCGGCGGTGTTTTCGTGAACGGCAGGCCGCTCCCCAACGCCATCCGGCTCCGGATCGTGGAGCTGGCGCAGCTCGGGATTCGACCCTGTGACATTAGCCGGCAGCTGCGCGTCTCTCACGGCTGCGTCAGTAAGATCCTAGCCCGCTACAACGAGACCGGTTCCATCCTCCCGGGCGCCATCGGAGGCAGCAAGCCGAGGGTCACCACGCCCACCGTGGTCAAGCACATACGGACATACAAGCAGAGAGACCCGGGGATTTTTGCCTGGGAGATCCGGGACAGACTACTCGCCGACGGGGTATGCGATAAATTCAACCTCCCCTCCGTGAGCTCCATCAGTCGGATCCTGCGCAACAAGATCGGGAATCTGTCCCAGCAGGGTCAGTACGAGTCTGGGAAGCAGGCGCCTCATCCGCCGCCACAGCCAACGTTACCCTACAACCACTTATACTCGTACCAGACATCCAAAGTGCCCACTCCCCCTGGCATGCCCACGCTTCCCGGACACATGGCCATGCACAGGATATGGCCTTCCTCGCACTCTGTGACTGATATTCTGGGGATTCGGTCTATTACAGAGCAACAAA ACGCCGAGTGGCTTGCCCACAGTGAACAGCTATGTCACAGCGCCCAGCATGCCTCCCTACCACCCTCCCACCCAAGTGTCACCCTACACGGGGTGCAGCGCCACCACGTCGGCCTATGCGACCGGAGCCACATGGCAGCCGGCCAGTGGCAGTGCTCCATCGCCCCACAGCTGTGA
- the nkx2.9 gene encoding NK2 transcription factor related, locus 9, translated as MAAPTKFSFSVRSILDLPEQDAEAVPVHFSSSSSSSSCSSSSPFISWIDCDRSPCMSSDEGSLEASPDSTKPDDSSLDSEQDTSKKSKKRRVLFSKAQTLELERRFRQQRYLSGPEREQLARLLSLTPTQVKIWFQNHRYKMKRGRAEGALLLPPHDADAALPPPLLRRLVVPILVRDGKPFHTCVLDTDKAGFLPASSQTVSFPLPYHPSPLHLPPPRYQHFPAAAAASRLAWRDFWSEPVHFNSFK; from the exons ATGGCTGCGCCGACCAAGTTCAGTTTTTCCGTCAGGAGCATCCTGGATTTGCCGGAGCAGGACGCAGAGGCAGTGCCGGtgcacttctcctcctcctcttcctcttcctcctgctcctccagctcGCCCTTCATCTCCTGGATCGACTGTGACCGCAGCCCCTGCATGT CCTCTGATGAAGGAAGCCTCGAGGCCTCTCCCGACTCCACCAAACCGGACGACTCGTCTCTGGACTCGGAGCAAGACACGAGCAAAAAGAGCAAGAAGCGGCGCGTTCTGTTCTCCAAGGCGCAGACTCTGGAGCTGGAGAGACGCTTCCGGCAGCAGCGCTACCTGTCCGGCCCGGAGAGGGAGCAGCTGGCGCGGCTCCTCAGTCTGACCCCGACCCAGGTGAAGATCTGGTTCCAGAACCACCGCTACAAGATGAAGCGAGGCCGCGCGGAGggagcgctgctgctgccgccgcatGACGCGGACGCGGCGCTGCCGCCTCCGCTGCTGCGCAGGCTCGTGGTTCCGATTCTGGTGCGCGACGGGAAACCTTTTCACACCTGTGTTCTGGACACGGACAAAGCCGGTTTTCTACCTGCGTCCTCTCAGACGGTGTCCTTCCCTCTGCCTTATCACCCGTCCCCGCTTCACCTGCCTCCTCCCCGGTACCAGCACTTTCCAGCCGCGGCAGCAGCTTCCAGATTGGCGTGGAGAGACTTTTGGAGCGAGCCGGTCCATTTTAACTCCTTCAAATGA
- the nkx2.1 gene encoding homeobox protein Nkx-2.1: MSMSPKHTTPFSVSDILSPLEESYKKLSMENNNLGAPLTSYRQPQVSQAAMQQHHMGHNGTVSAAYHMTAAGVSQLSHTAMGGYCNGNLGNMGDLPSYQDGMRGSATATGWYGANPDPRFSTISRFMGSSSGMNMGSMGSLSSLADVGKGMGSLSSTPRRKRRVLFSQAQVYELERRFKQQKYLSAPEREHLASMIHLTPTQVKIWFQNHRYKMKRQAKDKASQQQLQQQDSGSCQQQQQQQQSPRRVAVPVLVKDGKPCQGTGHTPTSSAQTHHQQGGNVMIMSNNTSGLGQHQSQQVGSTAHSPDLAPHSSSPPSLQGQVSGLSHLNSPGSEYGSALQCSALLYGRTW, encoded by the exons ATGTCGATGAGCCCTAAGCATACGACTCCTTTTTCTGTTTCCGATATCTTGAGTCCCCTTGAGGAGAGCTATAAGAAATTAAGTATGGAGAATAACAACTTGGGGGCTCCTCTCACTTCTTACCGGCAGCCGCAGGTCTCTCAGGCGGCGATGCAGCAGCACCACATGGGCCACAATGGGACTGTGTCCGCGGCGTACCACATGACCGCGGCAGGTGTTTCTCAGCTGTCGCACACGGCCATGGGCGGCTACTGTAACGGCAACCTGGGCAACATGGGCGACCTGCCCTCCTACCAGGACGGCATGCGGGGCAGCGCCACGGCCACCGGCTGGTACGGAGCCAACCCGGACCCGCGCTTCTCCacca tttCTCGCTTCATGGGCTCGTCCTCGGGCATGAACATGGGCAGCATGGGCAGCCTCAGCTCCCTGGCAGACGTGGGCAAAGGCATGGGCTCTCTGTCCAGCACCCCACGCAGGAAGAGGCGAGTGCTGTTCTCGCAGGCGCAGGTGTACGAGCTGGAGCGACGATTCAAGCAGCAGAAATACCTGTCGGCGCCGGAGAGGGAGCACCTGGCCAGCATGATCCACCTCACCCCGACCCAGGTAAAAATCTGGTTCCAGAATCACCGGTACAAGATGAAGAGACAGGCCAAGGACAAGGcgtcgcagcagcagctgcagcagcaggacagcggctcctgtcagcagcagcagcaacagcagcagtcgcCGCGGAGAGTGGCCGTGCCGGTGCTGGTCAAAGACGGCAAGCCGTGCCAAGGCACCGGCCACACTCCCACATCCTCCGCGCAGACGCACCACCAGCAGGGAGGCAACGTCATGATCATGTCCAACAACACGTCCGGCCTCGGGCAGCACCAGAGCCAGCAGGTGGGAAGCACGGCGCACTCTCCAGATCTGGCACCGCACTCCTCCAGTCCGCCGTCCCTGCAGGGCCAAGTGTCCGGCCTCTCCCACCTCAACTCCCCGGGCTCAGAGTACGGCTCTGCCCTGCAGTGCTCGGCCCTGTTGTACGGCAGGACATGGTGA